A region of uncultured Desulfobacter sp. DNA encodes the following proteins:
- the asnB gene encoding asparagine synthase (glutamine-hydrolyzing), whose product MCGIAGFISQNLNYDKESIVSGMLKKLEHRGPDQKGVGVFGGVALGMVRLSIIDTEYHEIPYISSDNEHAIVYNGEIYNHEGIRASLRSQYDFKTGSDGETALANYICRGEKALGDFNGMYAFAVYSKRDHQTIIVRDKIGEKPLYYTRGKDFFAFASEIKALLDLVPAVFNDAALSYRAYEFTVGKETLFKGIYSLEPGEYLTIKDEGTVTSHSYWKIWDNLIEIEDDETKILNHLSELLEDCILLRTKNSAHQYGAFVSGGVDSALVACIAKPDFIYTAHYDYDDFDELDYAKLVARCIDRELVIVRPDKQDFINTREKIAWYLDSPCTWTSFTLWELVKKAADENVKVILSGDGADEIFGGYHRYHLLHHDEQIHRLEAMQKYSYMINRYYGSPVERYTKLINRCDNIYDEQVNQYLHDSLTYYFERINADVIHLMGLTDFYTTMQVLLQMADRINMAHHIENRSPFLDFRLVQFAFSLPSKYKIKDGVTKWLLKEVSKKFIPKEIPERIDKRGFSAPVNKWFSWEKQGKYNRKAYRDMVFGDWKKVFNVQGCSV is encoded by the coding sequence ATGTGTGGAATCGCCGGATTTATTTCACAAAATTTAAACTACGATAAAGAGTCCATCGTTTCAGGAATGCTCAAAAAACTGGAACACAGGGGGCCAGACCAAAAAGGCGTGGGCGTGTTTGGAGGTGTTGCGCTTGGAATGGTAAGGCTGAGCATTATTGATACTGAATATCATGAGATTCCATACATAAGCAGTGATAATGAGCATGCGATAGTATATAATGGGGAAATCTACAATCATGAAGGGATCAGGGCGTCTTTACGCTCACAATACGATTTTAAAACCGGGTCTGATGGAGAGACCGCTCTTGCAAATTATATCTGCAGGGGGGAAAAGGCGCTGGGAGATTTTAACGGCATGTATGCTTTTGCCGTATATTCCAAAAGAGATCATCAGACAATAATTGTCAGAGATAAGATCGGCGAAAAGCCTTTGTACTATACCAGAGGGAAGGATTTTTTTGCCTTTGCCAGTGAAATAAAAGCGCTGCTGGATCTGGTCCCGGCCGTTTTCAATGATGCTGCATTATCTTATCGGGCCTATGAGTTCACGGTGGGAAAAGAGACTTTGTTCAAAGGTATTTATTCTCTTGAACCAGGTGAATACCTGACGATAAAAGATGAAGGCACGGTTACCAGTCATAGCTATTGGAAAATCTGGGACAATCTTATTGAAATAGAAGATGATGAAACAAAAATTTTAAATCACCTCTCTGAGCTTCTGGAGGATTGTATTCTCCTGAGAACCAAGAATTCAGCTCACCAGTATGGTGCATTTGTCAGCGGGGGCGTTGACAGTGCTCTTGTTGCCTGTATTGCAAAACCTGATTTTATCTATACAGCGCATTATGATTATGATGATTTTGATGAACTTGACTATGCCAAGCTTGTTGCCAGGTGCATTGACAGGGAGCTGGTCATCGTCCGTCCTGACAAGCAGGACTTTATAAACACAAGAGAAAAAATCGCCTGGTACCTTGATTCCCCGTGCACATGGACAAGCTTTACTTTGTGGGAACTTGTTAAAAAGGCTGCAGATGAAAACGTCAAAGTTATTTTATCCGGTGATGGAGCAGATGAAATATTTGGTGGGTACCATCGATATCACCTGCTGCACCATGATGAGCAAATTCATCGGCTTGAGGCCATGCAAAAATATTCATACATGATCAACCGCTACTATGGTAGTCCGGTTGAGCGATATACCAAACTGATTAACAGGTGCGACAATATATATGACGAACAGGTGAACCAATATCTTCATGACAGCCTGACATATTATTTTGAACGAATCAATGCTGACGTGATCCATTTAATGGGCCTTACGGATTTTTATACAACTATGCAGGTCCTGCTGCAAATGGCAGATAGAATAAATATGGCCCACCATATTGAAAACAGGTCTCCATTTCTTGATTTCAGGCTTGTTCAGTTTGCTTTTTCTCTGCCTTCAAAATACAAAATTAAGGACGGAGTTACAAAGTGGCTGCTGAAAGAAGTCTCAAAAAAGTTTATCCCAAAGGAAATTCCTGAACGGATTGATAAAAGGGGTTTCTCAGCGCCGGTTAACAAGTGGTTCAGCTGGGAAAAACAAGGGAAGTACAATAGAAAGGCATATCGGGACATGGTGTTTGGAGACTGGAAAAAAGTATTTAATGTTCAGGGTTGCTCGGTATAA
- a CDS encoding N-acetylneuraminate synthase family protein has translation MGVYIIAEIGINHNNSLENCFKLIDSASKAGCDAVKFQLFSAKWLYPENAGKLDWKDGNATYSYDIYKAVEKFELPFGWIDKLIVYCKEKRIDFISSVFDLSGLDFLIQKQVHAIKLSSYTITNLPLIKSVAKSGLQTFQSTGGATLGETEEAVNTFLSYNDNLTLLHCSIQYPTLLSNCNIGVIKTLQTAFPMLDVGYSDHTIEISQAPVQSVYLGSSVIEKHITLDKNMKGPDHFFALEPDELAKMVKDIRAAEKDYLSGHYEIDYEIFGSSARKCYEHEKYLRNFCFMTLFSQKRIEKGGQIKLQDIKILRPGKKERGLEPKYLSLFNSYKIFAKTNIEIDDPITWESIL, from the coding sequence ATGGGTGTTTATATAATAGCTGAGATAGGAATTAACCATAACAACAGCCTGGAAAATTGTTTCAAACTAATTGATTCTGCATCAAAAGCAGGTTGTGATGCTGTAAAATTTCAACTTTTTTCAGCAAAATGGTTATACCCTGAAAATGCAGGGAAACTGGACTGGAAAGATGGTAATGCCACATATAGTTACGACATCTATAAAGCGGTAGAAAAATTTGAACTTCCTTTTGGCTGGATTGACAAGCTTATTGTTTATTGTAAGGAAAAACGGATTGATTTTATTTCTTCTGTTTTTGATCTGTCCGGTCTTGATTTTCTGATCCAAAAGCAGGTTCATGCAATTAAGTTATCTTCTTATACGATTACAAATCTGCCTCTGATTAAATCTGTCGCTAAATCCGGGTTGCAGACATTCCAGAGTACAGGGGGGGCAACACTTGGAGAGACTGAAGAGGCGGTTAACACGTTTCTTTCATATAATGATAATTTGACTTTGTTGCATTGTTCCATCCAGTATCCAACCCTTCTCTCCAACTGCAACATTGGAGTGATCAAAACGCTTCAAACCGCTTTTCCTATGTTGGACGTAGGGTATTCGGATCATACCATTGAAATTTCGCAGGCTCCTGTCCAATCCGTTTACCTTGGGTCGAGTGTCATTGAAAAGCATATTACCCTTGATAAAAACATGAAAGGGCCTGATCATTTTTTTGCTTTAGAACCTGATGAATTGGCTAAAATGGTGAAGGATATCAGAGCTGCCGAAAAAGATTATTTGTCAGGTCACTATGAAATCGACTACGAGATTTTTGGAAGTAGTGCCAGAAAATGTTATGAACATGAGAAATATTTGCGTAATTTTTGCTTTATGACGTTATTTTCCCAAAAAAGGATTGAAAAAGGCGGGCAGATCAAGCTTCAGGATATAAAAATTTTAAGACCGGGGAAAAAAGAACGTGGCTTGGAACCAAAGTATTTGAGTCTTTTTAATTCCTATAAGATATTTGCAAAAACCAATATAGAAATTGATGATCCGATAACTTGGGAATCCATATTGTGA
- a CDS encoding GNAT family N-acetyltransferase, which yields MNSQQNKDIISENGDTKYHFTYLEWDSNYFQKPSYYLNTDLSRFGHGDDSRAIENIRSKLNNCFVTAKINTSSDYRIVNELQRAGFYYVDTEVTLKYLKDDSQDNLKTAEDDIKIFKVDKNCHLPYEEIGSVFTQTRFHTDLNISTKKSNELWILYLKNFIPGREKHMYAATVGDVVVGVILVNIKNIEAFLFFVAIKPEYQGKGVGSSLIQHVIAQLFGFSISTGTQVKNISALNYYIKNGFSKIISTKTILHHW from the coding sequence ATGAATTCACAACAAAATAAAGACATCATCAGTGAAAATGGTGACACAAAATATCATTTTACTTATTTAGAGTGGGATTCAAATTATTTCCAAAAGCCTTCCTATTATTTGAACACAGACCTGTCTCGTTTTGGTCATGGAGACGATAGCCGAGCTATTGAAAATATCCGGTCTAAGCTGAACAATTGTTTTGTTACTGCTAAAATAAACACATCCTCTGATTATCGAATCGTAAACGAGCTGCAAAGAGCCGGATTTTATTACGTAGATACTGAAGTGACGTTGAAGTATCTGAAAGACGATTCTCAAGATAACCTTAAGACAGCAGAAGATGATATTAAAATATTTAAAGTGGATAAAAATTGTCATCTGCCGTATGAGGAAATTGGAAGTGTTTTTACACAAACGAGATTTCATACGGATTTAAATATTTCAACAAAAAAATCCAATGAATTATGGATTTTATATCTGAAAAATTTTATTCCTGGAAGAGAGAAGCATATGTATGCCGCAACAGTTGGAGATGTTGTGGTAGGTGTTATTCTCGTAAACATAAAAAATATTGAGGCCTTTCTTTTTTTTGTCGCCATTAAACCTGAATACCAAGGCAAGGGCGTTGGAAGCAGTTTGATACAGCATGTTATAGCTCAGTTGTTTGGGTTTAGTATCTCGACAGGCACACAGGTAAAAAATATTTCAGCACTCAATTATTACATTAAGAACGGTTTTTCAAAAATAATTTCAACTAAAACAATTTTGCATCACTGGTGA
- a CDS encoding sulfotransferase, with translation MEEYMDNPVFICGHRKSGTTMALALLDNHPQLLVYPPDSAFFYAYYPTYAGDDFSKDQKIDRMAEYIVGQLEYEINNLSETDRFELNFPIQAMRDDLRRFAQKTDTRPQDMLISLIKAYRVHFKGSPSPVHWVEKTTSTEIYARDVLRWFPKAKFLHIVRDPRDTWASMKSGWEKRYKSFNDEMNRLMQSMIERGKLGFEFAINNSSLYGPDVYKVVRFEDLTNNPDDILNDICNFLNISFHRNLLTPTVCGKLWKGNNFDGLKFDRPSNVNVGRWRERINTEEAHLIEYYFADLMKSFNYEITSSLEQRVEAATQHYKWYNFAQKFSQSTRTDENS, from the coding sequence ATGGAAGAATATATGGATAACCCGGTTTTTATTTGTGGGCACAGGAAAAGCGGTACTACTATGGCGTTAGCTCTTTTGGATAATCATCCTCAACTATTAGTATATCCACCAGATAGTGCATTTTTTTATGCATATTATCCAACTTATGCTGGTGACGATTTTTCAAAGGACCAGAAAATTGATCGCATGGCGGAATATATAGTGGGACAACTTGAATATGAAATCAACAACCTTTCCGAAACAGACCGGTTTGAGTTGAACTTTCCCATTCAAGCGATGAGAGACGATTTACGGCGTTTTGCTCAGAAAACAGATACACGTCCACAAGATATGCTTATTAGTCTTATTAAAGCATATAGAGTGCATTTTAAGGGTTCCCCAAGCCCGGTTCATTGGGTTGAAAAGACAACCAGCACGGAAATTTACGCAAGGGATGTATTGAGATGGTTCCCCAAAGCAAAGTTCTTACATATCGTGCGTGATCCAAGAGATACTTGGGCGTCTATGAAATCTGGTTGGGAAAAGAGATATAAAAGTTTTAATGATGAAATGAATCGGCTAATGCAGAGTATGATCGAGCGCGGTAAGTTAGGATTTGAATTTGCAATCAATAATTCATCATTATATGGTCCAGATGTTTACAAGGTCGTTCGATTTGAAGACCTTACTAATAATCCTGATGATATATTAAATGATATTTGTAACTTTTTAAATATTTCATTTCATAGAAATTTACTTACACCTACAGTTTGCGGCAAGCTATGGAAAGGAAATAATTTTGACGGGCTTAAGTTTGACAGACCTTCTAACGTAAATGTGGGCCGGTGGCGGGAAAGAATTAATACTGAAGAAGCCCACCTTATAGAATATTATTTTGCCGATCTTATGAAATCTTTTAATTATGAGATCACAAGTTCATTAGAGCAGCGTGTTGAAGCGGCCACTCAACATTATAAATGGTATAATTTTGCACAAAAATTTTCCCAAAGCACCAGAACTGATGAGAACAGTTGA
- a CDS encoding N-acetyl sugar amidotransferase, with product MIYCSKCLMPDTKPYISFNEYGVCAACQASRRKVDIVNGIDWDKRANEFDKIVLHARSKQAPFYDVLVPVSGGKDSITQVHRLLKYHLRILAVNVDYGIKTDIGKYNLECIPRNMGVNLQIYRPNLALHKKLIRIGFEEYGDPDLLSHTMLHGYPLRVALAYQIPLVVLGENSAFEYGGEQSISKLNSINREWFLKYAANSGKDAAYVSKKYDIPMNDLVMYDFPDELENSGTKTVFSSFYFFWDSEKHLQIAKKYGFQELDSPREGTYRTYVGIDEKINRIHQYFKVLKFGYGRATDHACEDIRNGKISRDEAKKLVKQYDLDPVSDEYVNDFCNFIDISVDRFLEVQDSFRNLSIWEQNSWGDWYIPGHLEDDI from the coding sequence ATGATATACTGTTCAAAATGCTTGATGCCTGATACCAAACCTTATATCTCTTTTAATGAGTATGGTGTGTGTGCCGCTTGCCAGGCAAGCAGGCGCAAAGTAGATATAGTTAATGGGATAGATTGGGATAAAAGGGCAAATGAATTTGATAAGATAGTTTTGCATGCAAGATCAAAGCAGGCTCCTTTCTATGATGTCCTAGTTCCGGTAAGTGGTGGAAAAGATTCTATTACCCAGGTCCATAGATTGTTGAAATATCATCTTAGGATTCTTGCTGTTAATGTTGATTATGGAATTAAAACCGATATAGGAAAATACAATCTTGAGTGTATTCCTCGAAATATGGGTGTGAATCTGCAAATTTACAGGCCTAATCTGGCTTTGCATAAGAAATTGATACGCATCGGGTTTGAAGAATATGGAGATCCAGATCTTTTAAGTCACACTATGCTTCATGGTTATCCGCTACGGGTGGCTTTGGCCTATCAAATTCCCCTTGTTGTTCTTGGTGAAAATTCTGCATTTGAGTATGGGGGAGAACAGAGTATATCAAAGCTGAATTCAATAAATAGAGAATGGTTTTTGAAATATGCGGCAAACTCAGGAAAAGATGCAGCATATGTTTCTAAAAAGTATGATATCCCCATGAATGATCTTGTCATGTATGACTTCCCTGATGAATTGGAAAATTCAGGTACGAAAACAGTTTTTTCAAGTTTTTATTTTTTTTGGGACTCTGAAAAGCATTTACAAATAGCAAAAAAATACGGCTTTCAGGAATTGGATAGTCCTCGAGAGGGGACATATCGAACCTATGTGGGGATTGATGAGAAAATCAATCGCATTCATCAATATTTTAAAGTCCTCAAATTTGGATATGGCAGGGCAACCGACCACGCCTGTGAGGATATCCGAAATGGAAAAATTTCTCGGGATGAGGCAAAAAAATTAGTGAAACAATATGATCTGGATCCAGTATCTGATGAGTATGTAAATGATTTTTGTAATTTTATTGACATCAGTGTGGACAGGTTTTTAGAAGTTCAAGATTCCTTTCGTAATCTATCCATTTGGGAACAAAATAGTTGGGGCGACTGGTATATCCCTGGCCACCTGGAAGACGACATATGA
- a CDS encoding DUF4910 domain-containing protein, whose amino-acid sequence MSRISINDAQIGQMKKLFRSLWPINRSLAGPGFRKSLDVLSSKMPMERHRFKTNQKIFDWTIPEEWDVKDAWFADSSGKKYAEFKNNNLHLVSHSNPYMGHLPLSELSQHIHTLPGQPDAIPYRTAYYKETWGFCLSYNEFSRLKDGDYQVHIDTTLQPGYIEIGEAVLPGESDQEILFSTYLCHPSMANNELSGPIAMVFLYELLKIQPKRRYTYRFVISAETLGTLCFLSLRGQHLKNKLMAGYVMTCLADRGEFTYKESRKTGTLGDRAAHLVLKGLGRHHLCSFDPGNGSEERQYCSPGFNLPVGSLMRTMYSRFSEYHTSLDNEKFISFVSLKESVEAYAKIAFVLENNFFWWNKVQFGEPQLGARKLYPECGFSDTLEQRTEAMMWLINFSDGEHDLMSIAERSGQDIMLLISVAEELRSKGLFQKCHS is encoded by the coding sequence ATGAGTAGAATATCAATAAATGATGCACAAATCGGACAGATGAAAAAGTTGTTTAGAAGTCTGTGGCCTATTAACAGGAGTTTGGCAGGCCCTGGCTTTAGGAAATCCTTAGATGTGTTATCATCCAAAATGCCTATGGAGCGGCACCGTTTTAAAACAAATCAGAAAATATTTGACTGGACAATTCCTGAAGAATGGGATGTAAAGGATGCATGGTTTGCAGATTCGTCTGGGAAGAAATATGCTGAATTTAAGAACAATAATCTGCACCTTGTTTCCCACTCCAATCCCTACATGGGGCACCTACCCTTATCTGAACTTTCTCAACATATTCACACACTGCCTGGCCAACCTGATGCAATTCCCTACCGAACAGCATACTATAAAGAAACGTGGGGCTTTTGTCTAAGTTATAATGAATTCAGTCGGTTGAAAGATGGTGACTATCAAGTTCATATAGATACTACCCTTCAACCGGGATATATCGAGATCGGGGAAGCTGTCCTTCCTGGCGAAAGTGATCAGGAAATTTTATTTTCCACGTATTTATGTCATCCCTCCATGGCCAATAATGAACTTTCTGGGCCTATAGCGATGGTATTTCTTTATGAGTTACTCAAAATTCAGCCTAAGCGACGTTATACATATAGATTCGTAATCAGTGCTGAAACTTTAGGGACCCTTTGTTTCCTAAGTCTAAGGGGACAACATTTAAAAAATAAACTTATGGCTGGTTATGTGATGACTTGTCTGGCGGATCGTGGTGAATTTACCTATAAAGAGTCCAGAAAAACTGGCACACTTGGGGATCGGGCTGCCCATTTAGTTTTAAAAGGTCTTGGGCGCCATCACTTGTGCAGTTTTGATCCAGGAAATGGGAGCGAAGAACGTCAATATTGCTCTCCTGGTTTTAATTTGCCGGTGGGCTCGCTGATGCGAACAATGTATTCTCGTTTTTCTGAGTATCATACTTCTTTAGATAACGAAAAATTTATTAGTTTTGTTTCTCTTAAAGAGTCGGTCGAAGCTTATGCAAAAATTGCATTTGTTCTTGAAAATAATTTTTTTTGGTGGAACAAAGTTCAATTTGGAGAGCCTCAACTAGGAGCACGCAAACTTTATCCGGAGTGCGGTTTTAGTGACACGTTAGAACAACGAACAGAGGCCATGATGTGGCTTATAAATTTTTCAGATGGAGAACATGATTTAATGAGCATCGCAGAGCGATCTGGCCAAGATATTATGTTGTTGATTTCGGTTGCTGAAGAATTGAGATCAAAAGGACTTTTTCAAAAATGCCATAGTTAG
- a CDS encoding acyltransferase — protein MFKFIGFISKKRYWKFHSLIIKSILLFYGIKIGRNFYIEGTPHLKINGSYHNIIIGDNVSILGDVDLRNRENGRIYFHNNVTIEKECRFVSAREGLIEIGEGSIVTAFCILNGGSDIIIGRNCIIGPRSSINANEHKFARHIPVRKQGFIHAPVRIEDDCWLATNVVINKGVCLRKGSIIASNSVVTKDTEEYSINGGIPAKKIGERI, from the coding sequence ATGTTTAAGTTTATAGGATTTATTTCAAAAAAAAGATATTGGAAGTTTCATAGTCTCATAATCAAATCCATTCTCCTGTTCTACGGGATAAAAATAGGAAGAAATTTTTACATAGAGGGTACACCCCATTTAAAAATAAACGGTAGTTATCACAATATAATTATAGGGGATAATGTTTCTATTTTAGGCGATGTTGATCTCAGGAATAGGGAAAATGGCAGAATTTATTTTCATAACAATGTAACTATAGAAAAAGAGTGCCGATTTGTGTCCGCAAGAGAAGGGCTTATAGAAATTGGCGAGGGTTCCATTGTAACGGCCTTCTGTATATTGAACGGAGGGAGTGATATTATTATCGGCCGAAATTGCATAATAGGCCCAAGAAGTAGCATAAATGCAAATGAACATAAATTTGCAAGACACATTCCAGTAAGAAAGCAGGGCTTTATCCATGCGCCTGTCAGAATAGAGGATGATTGCTGGCTGGCAACAAATGTCGTAATCAATAAAGGTGTTTGTTTGCGTAAAGGCTCCATTATCGCTTCAAATTCGGTTGTTACAAAAGATACTGAGGAATATTCCATTAATGGCGGCATTCCGGCGAAGAAAATAGGAGAAAGAATATAA
- a CDS encoding glycosyltransferase has product MTSAKKILFRADAKPEIGIGDLMSLIQLSKYFEEDGWQAFFMIRAYEAGIRLIEKYEIKQVRIIESNITIPEEVNEINTYILTKSIDVVFFEITENKISDYLGLLSDVSKACVSFDGKILPDMKLVVDWDVAAHDYFSPDKYPETKFLLGPEYVILPYNFDLKRVAARRIHHPPKRMLIAMGGADEFDFTSQVIQELVNQKIQIAVTVVIGSGYKYRADLDAQLEESKLRYELKENISNMFEEYMRCDLAIGAGGLTASELVATGTPAYLIAIYEHQEARCKYFDENGWATYLGDFKTWKTNLPIRFDGIVKRIPVNFFKYRSIINICNEFTTK; this is encoded by the coding sequence GTGACAAGCGCTAAAAAAATACTGTTCCGCGCGGATGCCAAGCCGGAAATAGGAATTGGAGACCTTATGAGCCTGATTCAGCTCTCAAAGTATTTTGAGGAGGACGGATGGCAGGCTTTTTTTATGATAAGGGCTTATGAGGCTGGAATTCGGCTCATTGAAAAGTATGAGATCAAACAGGTTCGTATCATAGAATCAAACATAACAATCCCAGAAGAAGTCAATGAAATCAATACATACATTTTAACAAAATCAATTGATGTTGTTTTTTTTGAAATTACGGAAAATAAAATTAGTGACTACCTGGGGCTTCTATCAGATGTTTCTAAGGCCTGTGTTTCCTTTGACGGGAAAATTCTTCCAGACATGAAGCTGGTTGTGGATTGGGATGTCGCTGCACATGATTATTTCAGTCCGGATAAATATCCGGAAACTAAATTTTTGTTGGGCCCTGAATATGTGATTCTTCCCTATAATTTTGACCTGAAGCGGGTGGCGGCCAGGAGAATTCACCATCCTCCTAAAAGAATGCTCATAGCCATGGGCGGAGCAGATGAGTTTGATTTTACCAGTCAGGTTATACAAGAATTGGTTAATCAGAAGATTCAGATAGCGGTTACCGTTGTTATTGGCTCGGGATATAAATATAGAGCAGATCTTGATGCTCAATTGGAGGAAAGCAAGTTGAGATATGAACTAAAAGAGAATATTTCAAATATGTTTGAGGAATATATGAGATGCGATCTTGCCATAGGCGCCGGAGGACTAACTGCCTCTGAGCTTGTGGCAACAGGCACTCCTGCGTATCTGATAGCCATATACGAACACCAGGAAGCGAGATGTAAATATTTTGATGAAAATGGGTGGGCTACATATTTGGGCGATTTTAAAACCTGGAAAACAAATCTGCCCATCCGTTTTGACGGTATAGTAAAACGTATTCCGGTTAACTTTTTTAAATATAGATCAATTATCAATATTTGTAATGAATTCACAACAAAATAA
- the asnB gene encoding asparagine synthase (glutamine-hydrolyzing), which translates to MCGITGFFHFNNGYFTASSVLQKMTHRLAHRGPDDNGCVVFNRSSNKHSLFSDCGCEAIEQSGHVGLGHRRLSILDLSALGHQPMSADSENVWIAFNGEIYNFLELKEELKSRGHSFKTNSDTEVVLASYLEWGTECFKRFNGMWGLSIYDRRVDQIILSRDRFGKKPLHYYYDETVLIFASEIKSLFLHPSVPKKMNMAKIIDYAGRHYRYVDIDNDTYFLNIHQVPKSSFMVFNIKGLNEVCAYWNLSIPKSFDILTDSEMIEEFRYLFHDAVKIRLRSDVPVGCMLSGGLDSGSITCLAAQENKKIHTFSGVTGDGYFDESEYINEIVKHEEVQHIYIYQNHSNLYAILKEMLQFHDEPVCTVTWLCNYILSKEVAKNKIPVILTGHGGDELLAGYWDHYHYAFADLRGTREGDNLELKAWLDNHKRGLDEYTAAKKYINSLKIETNLELEKYSPYLNCLQKNVLKFSKCGNINGIDTQKENQNLLRRLYMELFFETIPPSLRAEDRNMMAFAIENRLPLLDYRLVEFCFKLSNSAKIRNGLGKWLLRESMKGILPEKVRLRKDKTGFNAPFGDWIRNELRQMMQQMISKKSFMNTEIYDQKNVQKKFEEHLSGSNYYMFFWQYLNLNIWHELFFE; encoded by the coding sequence ATGTGTGGAATAACCGGCTTTTTTCATTTTAACAACGGATACTTTACAGCTTCGTCTGTGTTACAGAAAATGACACATCGATTGGCTCATCGTGGCCCTGATGATAATGGTTGCGTTGTCTTCAACCGGTCTTCTAATAAGCATAGCTTATTTAGCGATTGTGGATGTGAAGCGATAGAGCAATCAGGACATGTCGGATTAGGCCATAGGCGTTTAAGTATCTTGGACTTAAGTGCTTTAGGGCATCAACCTATGTCTGCGGATAGCGAGAATGTGTGGATAGCTTTTAATGGTGAGATTTACAATTTTCTTGAATTAAAGGAAGAATTAAAAAGCCGAGGGCACTCGTTTAAAACTAATTCAGATACAGAGGTAGTTTTGGCCTCCTACTTGGAATGGGGAACTGAATGCTTCAAACGATTTAACGGCATGTGGGGATTGTCAATTTATGATAGACGAGTTGATCAAATTATCCTTTCGAGGGATCGATTTGGTAAAAAACCGCTTCATTATTATTACGACGAAACCGTGTTAATTTTTGCCTCTGAAATTAAATCTCTTTTTTTGCATCCGTCTGTTCCCAAAAAAATGAATATGGCAAAGATTATTGACTATGCAGGCAGGCATTATCGATACGTTGATATAGATAATGATACATATTTTCTGAATATTCATCAGGTTCCCAAAAGCTCTTTTATGGTGTTTAATATCAAAGGGCTTAATGAGGTTTGTGCTTACTGGAATTTAAGTATCCCTAAATCTTTTGATATCCTGACTGATAGCGAAATGATAGAGGAGTTTCGCTACTTGTTTCATGACGCAGTCAAAATTCGCCTGCGTAGTGATGTTCCTGTTGGTTGCATGCTAAGTGGCGGATTGGACTCCGGGTCTATTACTTGTCTTGCAGCGCAAGAGAATAAAAAAATACATACCTTTTCCGGTGTGACAGGAGATGGATATTTTGATGAATCTGAGTACATAAATGAAATAGTAAAGCATGAGGAGGTTCAGCACATATACATCTACCAAAATCATTCCAATCTTTATGCTATTTTAAAAGAAATGCTTCAGTTTCATGATGAACCGGTATGTACAGTGACATGGCTATGCAACTATATCCTATCTAAAGAAGTTGCGAAAAATAAAATTCCTGTAATTTTAACAGGCCACGGTGGAGACGAATTGTTAGCTGGTTATTGGGATCATTACCACTATGCCTTTGCGGATTTAAGAGGTACTAGGGAAGGTGACAATTTAGAACTCAAGGCATGGTTAGACAATCATAAGCGTGGCCTTGATGAGTATACTGCCGCAAAAAAATATATTAACAGTTTAAAAATAGAGACAAATTTGGAATTAGAAAAGTATTCACCATATTTGAACTGCCTTCAAAAAAATGTCTTAAAATTCAGCAAATGTGGTAACATAAATGGTATTGATACACAAAAAGAAAATCAAAATCTTTTACGCAGGCTTTATATGGAATTGTTTTTTGAGACTATCCCTCCTAGTTTGCGGGCTGAAGATAGGAATATGATGGCATTCGCAATTGAAAATAGATTGCCCCTTCTTGATTACCGTCTTGTTGAGTTTTGTTTCAAACTTAGCAATTCGGCTAAAATTCGGAACGGGCTTGGCAAATGGCTGCTTCGAGAGAGTATGAAAGGTATTTTGCCGGAAAAAGTTCGATTGAGAAAAGATAAAACTGGCTTTAACGCTCCGTTTGGGGACTGGATTAGAAACGAGCTACGTCAAATGATGCAGCAAATGATATCAAAAAAGTCTTTTATGAATACTGAAATATATGATCAAAAGAATGTTCAAAAAAAATTCGAAGAGCATTTATCCGGTTCAAATTATTATATGTTTTTTTGGCAATATCTTAATCTAAATATTTGGCATGAATTATTTTTTGAATAA